The following coding sequences are from one Leptolyngbya sp. NIES-3755 window:
- a CDS encoding PspA/IM30 family protein (similar to AA sequence:cyanobase_aa:LBDG_55170), with protein sequence MGLFDRISRVVRSNVNDMVSKAEDPEKILEQAVIDMQEDLVQLRQAVAQAIASQKRTQQQYNQAQTESNNWQQRAQLALTKGDENLAREALTRKKTHTETATALKTQLDTQTSQVDTLKRSLIALEGKISEAKTKKDMLKARASAAKAQEQLQGMVNNMGTSTAMAAFERMEDKVLQLEARSQAAAELAGADLEAQFRSLESGDVDLELEAMKQQMLAGSSQPQQTLPGTAAPQSQATQAPKDAAIDSELEDLKKQLDNL encoded by the coding sequence ATGGGATTATTTGACCGCATCAGCCGCGTTGTCCGCTCCAACGTGAATGACATGGTAAGCAAGGCAGAAGATCCAGAGAAGATTCTGGAACAAGCTGTCATCGATATGCAGGAAGATTTGGTGCAGCTTCGTCAAGCCGTGGCGCAAGCGATCGCGTCTCAAAAACGCACCCAGCAGCAGTACAATCAAGCCCAAACGGAATCGAATAACTGGCAACAACGGGCACAATTGGCACTGACTAAGGGTGACGAAAATCTGGCACGTGAAGCGCTGACCCGCAAGAAAACCCACACCGAGACGGCAACCGCGCTCAAAACGCAACTCGATACCCAAACCAGCCAAGTGGACACGCTCAAGCGCAGTCTGATTGCTCTTGAGGGTAAGATCTCGGAAGCCAAGACCAAGAAGGATATGCTCAAGGCGCGTGCTAGTGCAGCGAAGGCACAAGAGCAGCTTCAAGGGATGGTGAACAATATGGGAACCAGTACTGCGATGGCAGCCTTTGAGCGCATGGAAGATAAAGTCTTACAGCTTGAAGCGCGATCGCAAGCCGCAGCAGAATTGGCAGGAGCCGATCTCGAAGCGCAGTTTCGATCCCTTGAGTCGGGCGATGTCGATCTCGAACTCGAAGCGATGAAGCAGCAAATGTTGGCAGGTTCGAGTCAGCCGCAACAGACGTTACCAGGAACGGCAGCACCCCAGTCGCAGGCAACGCAGGCTCCTAAAGATGCCGCGATCGATTCGGAGTTGGAAGATCTCAAGAAGCAGTTGGATAATCTGTAG
- a CDS encoding hypothetical protein (hypothetical protein MicvaDRAFT_4898;~similar to AA sequence:cyanobase_aa:LBDG_43600), giving the protein MQPSTEIETLEHLSPVAARMMLAALPDPIREALERRAQQIEYPIEAVVEMAFASFLDSEALSFTDCKPRY; this is encoded by the coding sequence ATGCAACCTTCTACTGAAATCGAAACGCTAGAACATCTTAGCCCCGTTGCGGCTCGAATGATGTTGGCAGCTTTGCCCGATCCAATTCGAGAGGCACTGGAAAGACGCGCTCAACAAATTGAGTATCCGATTGAAGCGGTAGTTGAGATGGCGTTTGCGAGTTTTTTAGATAGTGAAGCGCTTAGTTTTACTGATTGTAAACCCCGGTATTGA
- a CDS encoding excinuclease ABC subunit C (similar to AA sequence:cyanobase_aa:LBDG_41730) encodes MTETEKQARSILTALIETPFSECVPIARDLTNLTPNPGIYAVRHQVDGLLYIGKAQDIRERFRGGHKALTWAWIADYNHREVAIATYPIDFLRWRTLSSELERIILQITEPPFNVRIPMRE; translated from the coding sequence ATGACTGAGACCGAGAAACAAGCGCGATCGATATTAACCGCTCTCATCGAAACGCCGTTCTCTGAATGCGTCCCGATCGCAAGAGATCTCACCAACTTAACCCCGAATCCAGGAATCTATGCAGTCCGGCATCAAGTCGATGGACTCCTCTATATTGGCAAGGCACAAGATATTCGAGAACGCTTTAGAGGCGGACACAAAGCCCTCACTTGGGCATGGATCGCAGACTATAATCATCGAGAAGTTGCCATTGCAACCTATCCTATCGACTTCCTCAGATGGCGAACGCTATCATCAGAGCTAGAGCGAATAATCCTTCAAATCACCGAACCCCCTTTCAATGTCCGCATACCAATGAGGGAATGA
- a CDS encoding hypothetical protein (hypothetical protein PCC8801_2480;~similar to AA sequence:cyanobase_aa:LBDG_28760), with protein sequence MSRSIKLFFSYSHRDEELRDQLAAHLATLQRKKVIESWHDRKIIAGAQWAQDIDDNLNSADVILLLISPDFLNSDYCSVIELNQAMERHNAGKACVIPVILRHADWHDEPFAALQALPKNAKPIVTWSDRDEAFLDVVRGIRRAVTALLNQPVEPTPAEESLDTQSIRETEAITNEIKTSGQGEAQYRDEVLFCLKQDGGEIADISRVILKGLQESLELPDDQATQIENEITRPFRIFRKAVIDLKIRSATPEIQARLVRLQQSLKLSDDDAIAIVKSVLSTISPPQPAIVVPSKPSLPTFNFEIITVNDQGKEIDRRPGEASYFREELAKNVFLDMVAIPGGTFWMGAAEGELKAGDNEKPQRQVTIKPFYIGKFAVTQAQWSAVATLPRINRNLKPDPSDFEGANRPVECVTWDDAIEFCDRLSRKTGNQYRLPSEAEWEYACRAGTTTPFHFGKTITPELVNFDGNYTYANAAKGTYRGQTIDVESLSPNAFGLYQMHGNVWEWCADPWHESYKNAPDDSRVWEIESDRENIYRVLRGGSWFNIPWCCRSAFRVRIRRVNSNYRWGFRLALSCPRNI encoded by the coding sequence ATGTCACGATCGATTAAGCTATTTTTCTCGTACTCCCATCGAGATGAGGAACTGCGTGATCAGTTAGCGGCTCACTTGGCGACGTTGCAGCGCAAAAAAGTCATTGAGTCTTGGCACGATCGCAAGATAATCGCGGGTGCACAATGGGCACAAGATATCGATGACAATCTCAATTCGGCGGATGTTATTCTGCTGCTCATCAGTCCAGATTTTCTCAATTCTGACTATTGTTCAGTCATAGAACTGAATCAAGCAATGGAACGTCACAATGCGGGAAAAGCTTGTGTGATTCCAGTAATTTTGCGCCATGCGGATTGGCACGATGAACCCTTTGCAGCATTGCAGGCGTTACCCAAGAATGCAAAACCGATTGTGACTTGGAGCGATCGAGACGAAGCCTTTTTGGATGTAGTGCGTGGAATTCGTAGAGCAGTGACCGCTTTGTTGAATCAACCTGTAGAACCGACACCAGCGGAGGAAAGTCTCGATACCCAAAGCATTCGAGAAACCGAAGCGATTACGAATGAGATTAAGACATCAGGACAAGGTGAAGCGCAATATCGAGATGAAGTCTTGTTCTGTCTAAAACAGGATGGTGGGGAGATTGCGGACATTAGCCGAGTGATTCTCAAGGGATTACAAGAAAGCTTGGAACTTCCAGATGATCAAGCAACGCAAATCGAAAACGAAATTACTCGTCCGTTCAGGATTTTCCGCAAAGCTGTGATTGATCTGAAGATTCGATCCGCTACACCTGAAATTCAAGCTCGACTGGTTCGTTTACAGCAATCCTTGAAACTCAGCGATGATGATGCGATCGCAATCGTCAAAAGCGTTTTATCTACGATCTCGCCTCCACAACCCGCGATCGTTGTTCCGTCAAAGCCATCTCTGCCAACGTTCAACTTTGAAATCATTACGGTGAACGATCAAGGAAAAGAAATCGATCGTCGTCCGGGTGAAGCTAGCTATTTCAGAGAAGAACTAGCAAAAAATGTTTTTCTCGATATGGTTGCGATTCCTGGCGGAACGTTTTGGATGGGAGCAGCAGAGGGAGAATTAAAAGCAGGAGATAACGAAAAACCTCAACGTCAAGTAACGATCAAGCCATTTTACATAGGTAAGTTTGCTGTAACTCAGGCGCAATGGAGCGCGGTCGCAACTCTGCCAAGAATTAATCGTAACCTTAAACCAGATCCTTCTGACTTTGAAGGTGCGAATCGACCTGTGGAATGTGTAACTTGGGACGATGCGATCGAGTTTTGCGATCGCTTATCTCGGAAAACTGGAAATCAATATCGACTACCGAGCGAGGCGGAGTGGGAATACGCTTGTCGGGCTGGAACAACAACACCATTTCATTTTGGCAAAACGATTACGCCTGAACTGGTCAATTTCGACGGCAACTACACTTATGCAAATGCAGCCAAAGGAACTTATCGAGGACAGACGATCGATGTAGAGAGCCTTTCACCGAATGCGTTTGGCTTGTATCAGATGCACGGAAATGTGTGGGAATGGTGTGCAGATCCGTGGCATGAGAGTTACAAGAATGCGCCTGATGATAGTCGCGTATGGGAAATCGAAAGCGATCGAGAAAATATCTATAGAGTACTGCGCGGCGGCTCTTGGTTCAACATTCCGTGGTGCTGCCGTTCTGCGTTTCGCGTCAGGATCAGGCGCGTCAACTCCAACTACAGGTGGGGATTTCGCCTTGCTCTTTCTTGCCCCAGGAATATTTAA
- a CDS encoding 33 kDa chaperonin (similar to AA sequence:cyanobase_aa:LBDG_55180), protein MADQLIRATAAEGGIRAVGVITTRLSEEARQRHKLSYVATAALGRTMSAGLLLASSMKRSESRVNIRIRGNGPMSGLMVDAGTDGTVRGYVDNPGVELPPNDKGKLDVGGAIGTDGYVYVVRDVGYGYPYSSTVELVSGEIGDDITNYLVTSEQTPSALFLGVFVDPNGVQAAGGLLIQILPKAASDPALVELLESRLSTLQGFTPLLQAGKTLPSIFEELLGDLGLEIFPSQIVRFHCGCSFDRVLGALKLLGETELRDMIETDKGAEATCHFCGEVYKANIDQLEQLIDELKEAQ, encoded by the coding sequence ATGGCAGACCAGTTAATTCGAGCCACTGCCGCTGAGGGTGGAATCCGGGCAGTTGGCGTGATCACGACCCGCCTCAGCGAAGAAGCAAGACAACGACACAAATTATCTTATGTTGCCACCGCTGCACTCGGTCGAACGATGTCGGCAGGACTGTTGCTAGCATCGAGTATGAAGCGATCGGAATCCCGCGTGAATATCCGCATCCGAGGCAATGGACCCATGAGCGGATTGATGGTCGATGCGGGAACAGATGGAACCGTGCGCGGATATGTTGATAATCCTGGTGTCGAATTGCCCCCAAACGACAAAGGAAAGCTCGATGTTGGAGGCGCGATCGGAACAGATGGATATGTTTATGTCGTCCGAGATGTAGGTTACGGATACCCGTATAGCTCCACCGTAGAACTCGTTTCAGGCGAAATCGGGGACGATATCACAAACTATTTGGTGACTTCAGAACAAACACCCTCTGCCTTATTCTTGGGTGTATTCGTTGATCCGAATGGGGTACAAGCAGCAGGCGGTCTCTTGATTCAAATTCTGCCAAAAGCTGCGAGTGATCCAGCATTGGTTGAACTTTTAGAGTCTCGGTTATCAACACTTCAAGGATTTACCCCTTTGCTGCAAGCAGGTAAGACATTGCCGAGCATTTTCGAGGAATTACTCGGAGATTTGGGATTAGAAATCTTCCCGTCTCAGATTGTGCGGTTCCACTGTGGATGTTCCTTCGATCGTGTTCTTGGTGCGCTCAAACTTCTAGGAGAAACTGAACTACGAGACATGATCGAAACCGATAAAGGTGCAGAAGCGACTTGCCATTTCTGTGGAGAGGTCTATAAAGCAAACATCGACCAACTCGAACAGTTGATCGATGAATTAAAAGAAGCACAATAG
- a CDS encoding M23 peptidase domain protein (similar to AA sequence:cyanobase_aa:LBDG_55190) — MRQLWRSFVIRSRFTLKRFLVVMALGLLGAIALSWGQHGLLAIEANLQATGSAWQGASFPVENFQGYTSPFGYRTSPDGGYTREFHRGLDLAAPEGSYIRNWWAGRVVEVSDGSACGTSIVIQSGDWQHIYCHMQGSAGRDGQGKFVRSGDVKIYEGQTIGAGDRIGRVGMTGRTTGPHLHWGLKYSSQWVDPALVLRAMYAEQTGQPVSSRPQ; from the coding sequence ATGCGGCAATTATGGAGGTCATTCGTGATTCGATCGCGCTTTACCCTGAAGCGATTTTTAGTCGTGATGGCGCTTGGGCTACTCGGTGCGATCGCGCTTTCTTGGGGACAGCACGGATTACTCGCGATCGAAGCTAACTTGCAGGCTACCGGAAGCGCTTGGCAAGGGGCATCCTTCCCAGTGGAGAACTTTCAGGGTTATACGTCTCCGTTTGGCTATCGGACATCACCGGACGGGGGATATACCAGAGAGTTCCATCGCGGATTGGATTTAGCAGCCCCAGAAGGGAGCTATATCCGCAACTGGTGGGCGGGAAGAGTCGTTGAAGTCTCCGACGGCAGTGCTTGTGGAACCTCGATCGTGATTCAATCCGGTGACTGGCAGCATATCTATTGCCACATGCAAGGATCAGCGGGTCGTGATGGTCAGGGCAAATTTGTGCGATCGGGCGATGTCAAAATTTACGAAGGTCAGACGATCGGGGCTGGTGATCGGATTGGTCGGGTCGGCATGACTGGACGAACAACGGGACCACACCTGCACTGGGGATTGAAATATTCAAGTCAATGGGTCGATCCAGCTTTAGTGCTTCGAGCGATGTACGCTGAGCAAACTGGGCAACCCGTTTCGAGCCGCCCACAGTAA
- a CDS encoding pirin-related protein (similar to AA sequence:cyanobase_aa:LBDG_55210) — protein sequence MLTLRKANDRGHADHGWLNSYHTFSFASYYDPAQMGFRKLRVINEDRVAGGGGFAPHSHRDMEIISYVLEGGLEHKDSMGNQSVIRPGEVQRMTAGTGVTHSEYNASKTDTAHFLQIWVLPERSNLTPGYEQKFYTPEEKQGKLRLIASPDGRDGAVTVHQDLNLYATVLGNGEKITHEIAPNRYLWVQIARGSAIVNGEVLNAGDAAAIQAEPKLELIGQEETEILVFDLA from the coding sequence ATGTTGACGCTTCGGAAAGCTAACGATCGTGGACACGCAGATCACGGCTGGTTGAACTCGTATCACACCTTTTCCTTCGCAAGCTATTACGATCCGGCACAGATGGGATTTCGCAAATTGCGCGTGATCAACGAAGATCGGGTCGCTGGTGGTGGTGGATTCGCACCCCACTCGCATCGAGACATGGAAATTATCTCTTACGTGCTGGAAGGCGGATTAGAGCACAAAGACAGCATGGGCAATCAATCCGTCATCCGACCGGGTGAAGTTCAGCGTATGACCGCAGGAACCGGAGTCACCCACAGCGAATACAACGCTTCTAAAACGGATACGGCTCACTTTCTGCAAATCTGGGTGCTGCCAGAGCGATCGAACTTAACGCCTGGATATGAGCAGAAGTTTTACACCCCAGAAGAGAAGCAAGGAAAACTGCGATTAATTGCTTCACCCGATGGACGAGATGGCGCTGTGACGGTGCATCAAGATCTGAACTTGTATGCAACGGTGTTAGGCAACGGTGAAAAGATCACGCATGAAATTGCTCCGAATCGTTATCTGTGGGTACAAATTGCGCGGGGAAGCGCGATCGTAAACGGTGAAGTTCTCAATGCTGGAGATGCAGCCGCGATTCAAGCCGAACCCAAGTTAGAGTTGATCGGACAAGAAGAGACTGAAATTCTTGTGTTTGATTTAGCTTAG
- a CDS encoding two-component response regulator (similar to AA sequence:cyanobase_aa:LBDG_37520): MTTDIRITLIEDHDLTRVGMKTALQQRPGFQVVGEAANGTDGLKMLTNLKPDVAIVDIGLPDIDGIELTRRFRQAQATMEDQPDTKVLILTLQDQEDTVLAAFAAGADSYCMKDVSLDQLVDALRVTNEGNSWIDPAIARVVLRQTQSTAPRMDAVSEAQQVAITATEPEYNQIIEAYPLTERELEVLQLIVDGCSNAAIAEKLYITVGTVKTHVRNILNKLCADDRTQAAVRALRSGLVG, from the coding sequence ATGACAACTGACATTCGGATCACGCTAATTGAGGATCACGATTTAACTAGGGTCGGCATGAAAACGGCGTTGCAGCAAAGACCCGGTTTCCAAGTTGTCGGAGAAGCGGCAAATGGAACAGACGGACTGAAGATGTTGACGAATTTGAAGCCGGATGTCGCGATCGTAGATATTGGTTTGCCGGATATCGATGGCATTGAACTCACTCGCAGATTTCGGCAGGCACAAGCCACAATGGAAGACCAGCCTGATACAAAAGTTTTAATCTTAACACTACAAGATCAAGAAGATACAGTTCTAGCGGCGTTTGCGGCGGGTGCGGATTCTTACTGTATGAAAGATGTGAGTTTGGATCAACTGGTCGATGCGTTGCGTGTGACTAATGAAGGCAACTCTTGGATTGATCCCGCGATCGCACGGGTGGTACTGCGCCAAACTCAATCGACTGCACCTCGAATGGATGCAGTATCTGAAGCGCAGCAAGTAGCAATTACCGCAACTGAACCAGAATACAACCAAATCATTGAAGCCTATCCATTGACTGAGCGCGAATTAGAAGTGCTGCAACTGATTGTAGATGGATGTAGCAATGCCGCGATCGCAGAAAAGCTCTACATTACAGTGGGAACGGTCAAAACGCACGTTCGGAACATTTTGAATAAGCTGTGTGCAGACGATCGAACACAGGCAGCAGTCAGAGCATTGCGATCGGGTTTGGTGGGTTAG
- a CDS encoding cold-shock DNA-binding domain protein (similar to AA sequence:cyanobase_aa:Cyan7425_4848): protein MKIPPEITYRGIEKSNAIETLIQEKIAKLERACDHINSCHIVLEKEQDRPRDRSPYRVRLDITVPPNHELAAESTMSNQSRYVELDTVVRDAFDKAWRQLRDLSKQQHEFDQGKDNS, encoded by the coding sequence GTGAAAATTCCACCAGAAATTACTTATCGCGGGATTGAGAAATCGAATGCGATCGAGACGTTGATTCAAGAGAAAATTGCGAAGCTAGAACGCGCTTGCGACCATATCAATAGTTGTCATATCGTGCTCGAAAAAGAGCAAGACCGTCCCCGCGATCGCTCTCCTTACCGAGTTCGGCTCGACATCACGGTTCCCCCAAATCATGAACTTGCAGCAGAAAGCACGATGAGCAATCAAAGCCGCTATGTTGAGTTGGATACAGTAGTTCGAGATGCGTTTGACAAGGCATGGCGGCAACTTAGAGATTTGTCAAAACAACAGCACGAGTTTGATCAAGGTAAAGATAACAGTTAG
- a CDS encoding hypothetical protein (similar to AA sequence:cyanobase_aa:Cyan7425_3475), with translation MAQQQKVGRPNDQKADEWQQDLNPNPMAGQNHGMQQSDAVNDYLTAEQIKELHSYLSDYTTDELTQIVILPEGSRLEQGAKYIDLKDPERKEITAMGNMEATSNNWYVPKTEIEYPLWNRLRGVDNPERTDRGN, from the coding sequence ATGGCACAACAGCAAAAAGTCGGACGACCGAATGATCAAAAAGCGGATGAGTGGCAACAGGATCTCAATCCGAATCCGATGGCAGGTCAAAATCACGGAATGCAGCAATCCGATGCAGTCAATGACTATCTAACGGCTGAACAAATTAAAGAGCTTCATAGCTATCTGAGCGACTATACAACGGATGAACTGACGCAGATCGTCATTCTGCCTGAGGGTTCTCGTCTAGAGCAAGGTGCAAAGTACATTGACTTGAAAGACCCGGAGCGCAAGGAAATTACCGCAATGGGCAATATGGAGGCAACCTCGAACAATTGGTACGTGCCAAAGACTGAAATCGAGTATCCATTGTGGAATCGCTTGAGAGGCGTAGACAATCCAGAACGAACTGATAGGGGCAATTAA
- a CDS encoding nitroreductase (similar to AA sequence:cyanobase_aa:LBDG_39680), translated as MSQITSTDPLVDKVVETQYPIESMLQERWSPLAFSDRPVEPEKLGSVLEAARWAASSYNEQPWSFIVATKDNPEEFDRLLGCLAEGNQEWAKGASVLMISVAKMNFEKNGTENRHAFHDVGAAEANLATQATALGLYVHQMAGFDVQKAKELYNIPQGYEPVDAIALGYLGDPHQLSDRLQQRLAAPRSRKPLKDFVFTGNWQQSSPLI; from the coding sequence ATGAGTCAAATAACTAGCACTGATCCACTCGTTGATAAAGTGGTCGAGACTCAGTACCCGATCGAATCCATGCTTCAAGAACGTTGGAGTCCGTTGGCTTTTTCTGATCGCCCTGTGGAACCTGAAAAACTTGGCAGTGTTCTCGAAGCGGCAAGATGGGCAGCCTCTTCGTATAATGAGCAACCGTGGAGTTTTATTGTTGCGACGAAAGACAATCCAGAAGAGTTCGATCGCTTATTAGGATGCTTAGCAGAAGGTAATCAAGAATGGGCGAAGGGCGCTTCAGTTTTGATGATTTCGGTCGCTAAGATGAATTTTGAGAAAAATGGAACCGAGAATCGTCATGCGTTTCATGATGTGGGAGCAGCAGAGGCAAACTTAGCCACTCAAGCAACCGCGCTCGGATTGTATGTTCATCAGATGGCAGGATTTGATGTTCAGAAAGCAAAAGAACTCTACAATATTCCTCAAGGCTATGAACCTGTCGATGCGATCGCACTCGGTTATCTGGGTGATCCACATCAATTATCAGATCGATTGCAACAAAGACTCGCTGCTCCTCGATCGCGCAAACCTCTAAAAGACTTTGTATTTACTGGCAACTGGCAACAATCTTCACCCCTGATTTAA
- a CDS encoding putative porin major outer membrane protein (similar to AA sequence:cyanobase_aa:gll0415): MKFWSFTLAASLLSGVVISGTKAVAQSPLPSNQPNSPAGCLSGYPDGTFRGDRPMTRYEFAAGLNACFQQIDQNIRLNREQLATKEEFDRLVQRQRELNEQLGGLSDRLDTLSK; encoded by the coding sequence ATGAAATTCTGGTCTTTTACTCTCGCCGCCTCGTTGCTCTCTGGTGTGGTGATTTCAGGCACAAAAGCAGTCGCCCAATCCCCTCTGCCCTCAAATCAGCCTAATTCACCCGCTGGCTGTCTTTCTGGCTATCCAGACGGAACCTTTCGGGGCGATCGACCGATGACGCGATACGAATTTGCCGCAGGTCTGAATGCCTGTTTTCAGCAAATCGATCAAAACATTCGCCTCAATCGCGAACAACTTGCGACCAAAGAAGAGTTCGATCGATTAGTTCAACGCCAAAGAGAACTGAACGAGCAGTTAGGCGGATTAAGCGATCGATTAGATACGCTCTCCAAATGA
- a CDS encoding hypothetical protein (similar to AA sequence:cyanobase_aa:PCC7424_5360): protein MGLNLSYNLSLTASVDQVRKIVLALRQIALDLSFAQVDEFVELQGEACYFDMNDREDPNIFLKLRGLKPTSIAMNGMSWKDSTYLIAFDTLPGQGCETAAFGLATHGEIQAVNDWMWTGFCKTQYASNPEYGGREHFIRCHLALIKMLDEAQKLGVHCEVDDEGNYWNTRDLFELTAALSSQNIFMATTIGAIKDAIDPSAIVQAPILDYPNFEHLEAEGNSDSTSPTKS from the coding sequence ATGGGACTCAATCTCTCTTATAACTTGAGCCTAACCGCCAGCGTTGATCAAGTGCGTAAAATTGTCTTGGCGCTTCGTCAGATAGCACTTGATCTCTCTTTTGCTCAGGTCGATGAATTCGTCGAATTGCAGGGAGAAGCGTGTTATTTTGACATGAACGATCGCGAAGATCCCAATATCTTTTTGAAACTGCGCGGACTCAAGCCGACCTCGATCGCCATGAATGGCATGTCCTGGAAAGATTCGACCTATTTGATCGCATTTGATACTTTACCAGGACAAGGGTGTGAAACGGCTGCCTTTGGATTGGCAACGCATGGCGAAATTCAGGCAGTGAATGATTGGATGTGGACGGGATTCTGCAAAACCCAGTATGCGAGTAATCCTGAGTATGGCGGTCGAGAGCACTTTATTCGATGCCACTTAGCTCTGATCAAGATGCTCGATGAAGCTCAGAAATTAGGTGTTCACTGTGAGGTGGATGATGAAGGCAACTATTGGAACACTCGTGATTTGTTTGAGCTAACCGCAGCGCTTAGTTCTCAGAATATATTTATGGCGACGACGATCGGGGCAATTAAAGACGCGATCGATCCTTCTGCCATAGTGCAAGCGCCGATTTTAGACTATCCAAATTTTGAACACTTAGAGGCTGAAGGCAATTCTGATTCAACTTCGCCAACCAAATCCTAA
- a CDS encoding ABC transporter-like protein (similar to AA sequence:cyanobase_aa:LBDG_31990) codes for MKPVISVQNLNHYFGQGNLKKQVLFDVSLDIHPGEIVIMTGPSGSGKTTLLTLLGGLRSAQEGSLTILDREIRGAKKQQLTQLRKNIGYIFQAHNLMTFLTAKQNVRMSLELHDRYLNQDMDAMAVSMLETVGLGHRADYYPDGLSGGQKQRVAIARALITHPKIVLADEPTAALDKKSGRDVVELMQKLAKEQDCTILLVTHDNRILDIADRIVYMEDGRLVSDGKSAIAVK; via the coding sequence ATGAAACCAGTTATTTCTGTGCAAAACCTGAACCATTATTTTGGTCAAGGCAATCTAAAAAAGCAAGTCTTGTTTGATGTCAGTCTCGACATTCATCCAGGCGAGATTGTAATCATGACAGGACCTTCTGGCTCTGGTAAAACAACATTGCTCACGCTGCTAGGTGGATTGCGATCGGCTCAAGAAGGAAGTTTAACCATTCTCGATCGAGAGATCCGAGGAGCAAAGAAACAACAATTGACCCAACTTCGGAAAAACATTGGGTACATCTTTCAGGCGCATAACTTAATGACGTTTCTCACTGCAAAGCAGAATGTCAGAATGTCTCTGGAATTGCACGATCGATATCTCAATCAAGATATGGATGCAATGGCGGTTTCAATGTTGGAGACCGTTGGATTAGGGCATCGAGCAGACTATTACCCGGACGGGTTGTCTGGGGGACAGAAACAAAGAGTTGCGATCGCACGTGCATTAATCACTCACCCAAAGATTGTTCTTGCGGATGAACCGACTGCGGCACTCGATAAAAAATCTGGTCGGGATGTTGTGGAATTGATGCAGAAACTTGCAAAAGAGCAGGATTGTACGATTTTGCTTGTAACCCATGACAATCGAATTTTAGATATTGCTGATCGCATTGTTTATATGGAGGATGGGCGACTTGTCAGCGATGGAAAAAGTGCGATCGCCGTGAAGTAA